In Passer domesticus isolate bPasDom1 chromosome 12, bPasDom1.hap1, whole genome shotgun sequence, the following proteins share a genomic window:
- the POP4 gene encoding ribonuclease P protein subunit p29 isoform X1, which yields MEGQLYRRLQPEETGELRLQPQGSEKAKAFVHTFLKRSMPKMKDEAIQDMLTRKAVVLEHYHKKKTKQKRKKTKGFTAKERRELRLFEIEPEEQRYAIFLPLHELWKQYIRDLCHGLKPDAQPHMIQGKLLKADLHGAIVTVTKSKCPSYVGITGIILQEFKHVFKIITKEDKLKVVPKLNNVFSLELDGFISYIYGSKFLLRASERSAKKFKLKGTIDL from the exons ATGGagg GACAGCTGTACCGCCGGCTGCAGCCCGAGGAGACCGGGGAGCTGCGGCTGCAG ccccagggctcagagaaAGCCAAGGCCTTTGTACACACCTTCCTGAAGCGCAGCATGCCCAAAATGAAAGATGAAGCCATCCAGGACATGCTGACTAGGAAAGCTGTCGTTCTGGAGCATTATCACAAAAAAAAGACCAagcaaaagaggaagaagacaaaAGGTTTTACTGCCAAGGAGAGGCGAGAGCTGCGTCTGTTTGAAATTGAACCTGAGGAGCAAAG atATGCCATCTTCCTCCCACTCCACGAGCTCTGGAAACAGTACATCAGAGACCTGTGCCATGGACTCAAACCCGATGC GCAACCCCATATGATTCAGGGCAAGCTGCTCAAAGCTGATCTCCATGGAGCCATTGTTACag TTACAAAATCAAAGTGCCCCTCTTATGTTGGGATAACAGGAATCATTCTACAGGAATTTAAACACGTCTTCAAAATTATCACTAAAGAGGACAAGTTAAAAG TTGTTCCCAAACTCAACAacgtgttcagcctggagcttGACGGGTTCATTTCCTACATCTACGGCAGCAAGTTCCTGCTCAGAGCAAGTGAGAGATCTGCAAAGAAATTCAAGTTGAAAGGAACTATTGACCTGTGA
- the POP4 gene encoding ribonuclease P protein subunit p29 isoform X2, with translation MGERGERWMSVRDEGRAADGGQLYRRLQPEETGELRLQPQGSEKAKAFVHTFLKRSMPKMKDEAIQDMLTRKAVVLEHYHKKKTKQKRKKTKGFTAKERRELRLFEIEPEEQRYAIFLPLHELWKQYIRDLCHGLKPDAQPHMIQGKLLKADLHGAIVTVTKSKCPSYVGITGIILQEFKHVFKIITKEDKLKVVPKLNNVFSLELDGFISYIYGSKFLLRASERSAKKFKLKGTIDL, from the exons ATGGGGGAGAGAGGAGAGCGCTGGATGAGCGTGAGGGATGAGGGGAGAGCGGCGGATGGGG GACAGCTGTACCGCCGGCTGCAGCCCGAGGAGACCGGGGAGCTGCGGCTGCAG ccccagggctcagagaaAGCCAAGGCCTTTGTACACACCTTCCTGAAGCGCAGCATGCCCAAAATGAAAGATGAAGCCATCCAGGACATGCTGACTAGGAAAGCTGTCGTTCTGGAGCATTATCACAAAAAAAAGACCAagcaaaagaggaagaagacaaaAGGTTTTACTGCCAAGGAGAGGCGAGAGCTGCGTCTGTTTGAAATTGAACCTGAGGAGCAAAG atATGCCATCTTCCTCCCACTCCACGAGCTCTGGAAACAGTACATCAGAGACCTGTGCCATGGACTCAAACCCGATGC GCAACCCCATATGATTCAGGGCAAGCTGCTCAAAGCTGATCTCCATGGAGCCATTGTTACag TTACAAAATCAAAGTGCCCCTCTTATGTTGGGATAACAGGAATCATTCTACAGGAATTTAAACACGTCTTCAAAATTATCACTAAAGAGGACAAGTTAAAAG TTGTTCCCAAACTCAACAacgtgttcagcctggagcttGACGGGTTCATTTCCTACATCTACGGCAGCAAGTTCCTGCTCAGAGCAAGTGAGAGATCTGCAAAGAAATTCAAGTTGAAAGGAACTATTGACCTGTGA